One Streptobacillus felis genomic window carries:
- a CDS encoding HAD family hydrolase, translating to MKKKLVIFDLDGTLLNSIYAIANATNKALEYFGLKTYDAMEYNNFVGNGLRKLVEIIIEKEGHDKSVDEIMEVLLDIYNKEYDYNLKPYEGIEKLLYHLTINDIKFAVITNKDHDLAVKSCMIDELKPYSFCKIIGVDPEKLDERKPSNVNVLRLRDEFKLKNEDILFVGDMLVDRDTAKNSNVDFVYCNWGFGKVKGEVGIDENTKVDTVDEIIEKYL from the coding sequence ATGAAGAAAAAATTAGTAATTTTTGATTTAGATGGTACATTATTAAATTCTATATATGCTATAGCCAATGCAACAAATAAGGCACTTGAATATTTTGGACTTAAAACATATGATGCAATGGAATATAATAATTTTGTGGGTAATGGACTTAGAAAATTAGTAGAGATAATTATAGAAAAAGAAGGTCATGATAAAAGTGTAGATGAAATTATGGAAGTACTACTTGATATATACAATAAAGAATATGACTATAATCTTAAACCTTATGAAGGTATAGAAAAGTTACTATATCATCTAACTATAAATGATATTAAATTTGCTGTAATTACAAATAAGGATCATGACTTAGCAGTTAAATCTTGTATGATAGATGAACTAAAACCTTATTCTTTCTGTAAAATCATAGGTGTAGATCCAGAAAAATTAGATGAAAGAAAACCATCTAATGTAAATGTATTAAGGTTAAGAGATGAATTTAAATTAAAAAATGAAGACATACTTTTTGTAGGTGATATGTTAGTTGATAGAGATACTGCAAAAAATTCTAATGTAGATTTTGTTTACTGTAATTGGGGATTTGGTAAGGTTAAAGGTGAGGTTGGAATAGATGAAAATACTAAGGTAGATACAGTAGATGAAATTATAGAGAAGTACCTATGA
- a CDS encoding HD domain-containing protein, which produces MIRKFYEYFIQKIDEVEMKNIISILNEVERKIFLSQSKYDKLHSLNVYKGVLKLGLPKIYLKLALLHDNGKDGATFLTRVLHKLGFKTKLREHMEIGSERLSVLDDELSKLILIHHDKDVDENMKKFQGVDDAN; this is translated from the coding sequence ATGATAAGAAAGTTTTATGAATATTTTATTCAAAAAATAGATGAAGTTGAAATGAAAAATATTATATCAATTTTAAATGAAGTAGAGAGAAAAATATTTTTATCTCAATCTAAATATGATAAATTACATAGTTTAAATGTATATAAGGGAGTTTTAAAACTTGGCTTACCTAAAATATATTTGAAGCTTGCTTTGCTTCATGATAATGGTAAAGATGGTGCTACATTTTTGACTAGAGTATTACATAAATTAGGTTTTAAAACAAAGTTGAGAGAGCATATGGAAATAGGAAGTGAAAGATTATCTGTATTAGATGATGAACTTTCTAAATTGATTTTAATACACCATGATAAAGATGTAGATGAAAATATGAAAAAATTTCAAGGAGTAGATGATGCTAATTGA
- a CDS encoding RluA family pseudouridine synthase, which translates to MLIEVKEDNLERIDVYLSRILDETRSRIQELIKSENILVNDKKTKASYKVSAGDNILVEIPEVKEVDIKAQNIDIDIVYEDEYLAIINKYAGMVVHPSKGHEENTLVNAIMFKIKDLSGINGDLRPGIVHRLDKNTSGLIIIAKDDKTHNRLTEMFKNKEIKKIYYAIVKGNIKKKSGRIETMIGRNPNDRKKMAVVESGKLAITNYEVVDSNEKYSLVKVNLETGRTHQIRVHLSHFFFPILGDDVYGRKDEYERQMLHAYSLEFIHPITNKEIKVIGQIHKDFINALNRCGLEFEK; encoded by the coding sequence ATGCTAATTGAGGTAAAGGAAGATAATTTAGAGAGAATAGATGTATATTTATCTAGAATTCTTGATGAAACAAGAAGTAGGATACAGGAATTAATTAAAAGTGAAAATATTCTAGTTAATGATAAAAAGACTAAAGCTTCATATAAGGTTAGTGCTGGAGATAATATTTTGGTAGAAATACCTGAAGTTAAAGAAGTAGATATTAAAGCACAAAATATAGATATAGATATAGTTTATGAAGATGAATACTTAGCTATAATTAATAAATATGCTGGTATGGTAGTACATCCATCTAAGGGACATGAAGAAAATACTTTGGTTAATGCAATTATGTTTAAAATAAAAGATTTATCAGGAATAAATGGAGATTTAAGACCTGGTATAGTTCATAGACTAGATAAAAATACTTCAGGTTTAATAATAATTGCAAAAGATGATAAGACTCATAATAGATTAACAGAGATGTTTAAAAATAAAGAAATAAAAAAAATATATTATGCCATAGTAAAGGGTAATATAAAGAAAAAAAGTGGTAGAATAGAAACTATGATAGGTAGAAATCCTAATGATAGGAAAAAAATGGCTGTAGTTGAAAGTGGTAAATTAGCTATTACTAACTATGAAGTAGTGGATAGTAATGAAAAATATTCTTTAGTTAAAGTTAATTTAGAGACTGGTAGAACACATCAAATAAGGGTTCATTTATCACATTTTTTCTTTCCTATTTTAGGTGATGATGTATATGGGAGAAAAGATGAATATGAAAGACAAATGCTACATGCATATTCACTAGAATTTATACATCCTATAACTAATAAAGAAATTAAGGTTATAGGACAAATACATAAAGATTTTATAAATGCCTTAAATAGATGTGGTTTAGAATTTGAAAAGTGA
- a CDS encoding DUF3267 domain-containing protein: protein MGRKLTKNEEKRKEIFDKKCQEMIDMGYEKKELMLDINEVNSRAIKLMIPTVLLILIPFYLLNKNNSDLFVLNTKIIYMILIYFLLIVIHELIHGIFFAMFSKNGFKDIAFGAVWKHLTVYCSCISPVFLKEYVISALMPLVILGIIPAIHSFITGSFLTLFVGVTMVVGAFGDILIVENILKNIDKEKEILILDHPTEIGSVAFERKK from the coding sequence ATGGGAAGAAAATTAACGAAAAATGAAGAAAAAAGAAAAGAAATATTTGATAAAAAATGTCAAGAAATGATAGATATGGGTTATGAAAAGAAGGAACTTATGTTAGATATTAATGAGGTAAATTCTAGGGCTATAAAATTAATGATACCAACAGTATTGTTAATTTTGATTCCTTTTTATCTACTTAATAAAAATAATTCCGATCTATTTGTATTAAATACAAAAATAATATATATGATTTTAATATATTTTCTATTAATAGTAATACATGAATTAATACATGGAATATTTTTTGCAATGTTTTCTAAAAATGGATTTAAAGACATAGCTTTTGGAGCAGTTTGGAAACATTTAACAGTATATTGTTCATGTATTTCACCTGTATTTTTAAAAGAATATGTAATATCGGCTTTAATGCCTTTAGTAATATTAGGAATAATTCCTGCTATACATAGTTTTATTACAGGGAGTTTTTTAACTCTTTTTGTTGGGGTTACTATGGTAGTAGGTGCTTTTGGTGATATTTTAATAGTTGAAAATATTTTGAAAAATATAGATAAAGAAAAAGAAATATTAATATTAGACCATCCTACTGAAATAGGTAGTGTGGCTTTTGAAAGGAAGAAATAA
- a CDS encoding Tex family protein encodes MESKIFEYVSKELNIGLKQIEETMKLYDDGATIPFISRYRKEVTGNLDEEQIRDVVEKITYYRNLEKRKEEVIRLIEEQGALTPELEKSINDAMVLQRVEDLYMPYKKKKKTKADIAIENGLEPLSIFAKDEKVTMDALREEATKYINENVSDVDAALEGVHLIYAQKLSEEVANREYFRKLLAEKSLVVSKLIEKNKDLDEKQVYKDYYNFSEAYSKIVTHRILAVNRGENEKILKVNLEIDEVTREELVNHIYKMNFNNVNLKAFFITVINDAIDRLMYPSIENELRNILTEKAELEAIENFATNLEGLLLQPPLNKKTILGLDPGYRTGAKLAIIDKDGFFQESDVVYLVKDMHTDKQLETAKSKILKYLSKYDVDIVAIGNGTASRETESFVAALLKEYKEKKVSYIIVNEAGASVYSASKVAAEEFPELDVTVRGTISISRRLQDPLAELVKIDPKSIGVGMYQHDVNQKKLNEELEQTIEKIVNRVGVNINTASAELLGFVSGIKKNIAKNIVEYRKENGDFKNRKEILKVKGLGAKAFEQLAGFVVIPNGENPLDNTIIHPESYHIAEEILSSSETKVEDLKTDLEAVREKLKSINLQNIIEKTGLDKTTKDVYEALIKDRRDPRDDFDKPLLREDVLSIEDLKAGMELEGTVRNVTKFGAFVDIGLKNDAMIHISELSDSFVDDPTKVLSIGQIIKVRVLDVDMQRGRVGLTRRDPNYVKPNKNSKENKKKQQKVNKEEIQRRKLEQQLINKGWKIKK; translated from the coding sequence ATGGAAAGTAAAATATTTGAGTATGTTTCTAAAGAACTAAATATAGGTTTAAAACAAATAGAAGAAACTATGAAACTTTATGATGATGGTGCAACTATACCATTCATATCTAGATATAGGAAAGAAGTTACAGGAAATCTAGATGAAGAACAAATTAGGGATGTAGTTGAAAAAATTACTTATTACAGAAACTTAGAAAAGAGAAAAGAAGAAGTTATTAGATTAATAGAGGAACAAGGTGCCCTAACACCAGAATTAGAAAAATCTATTAATGATGCTATGGTTTTACAAAGAGTAGAAGACTTATATATGCCATATAAGAAAAAGAAAAAAACTAAGGCTGATATTGCAATAGAAAATGGTTTAGAACCACTATCAATTTTTGCGAAGGATGAAAAAGTTACTATGGATGCTTTAAGAGAAGAAGCAACTAAATATATTAATGAAAATGTTAGTGATGTAGATGCTGCTTTAGAAGGAGTTCATTTAATTTATGCGCAAAAATTATCTGAAGAAGTTGCAAATAGAGAATATTTTAGAAAATTACTTGCTGAAAAATCATTAGTAGTATCTAAATTAATAGAAAAAAATAAAGATTTAGACGAAAAACAAGTATATAAAGATTACTATAATTTCTCTGAGGCTTATTCTAAAATAGTAACACATAGAATACTTGCTGTAAATCGTGGAGAAAATGAAAAAATATTAAAGGTTAATTTAGAAATTGACGAAGTTACTAGAGAAGAATTAGTAAATCATATATATAAAATGAATTTTAATAATGTAAATTTAAAAGCTTTCTTTATTACTGTAATTAATGATGCTATAGATAGATTAATGTATCCATCTATAGAAAATGAATTAAGAAATATATTAACAGAAAAGGCTGAATTAGAAGCTATAGAAAACTTTGCTACTAACTTAGAAGGATTACTTTTACAACCACCTTTAAACAAAAAAACTATATTAGGTTTAGACCCTGGATATAGAACGGGAGCAAAACTTGCAATTATAGATAAAGATGGATTCTTTCAAGAAAGCGATGTAGTATATCTAGTAAAAGATATGCATACAGATAAACAACTTGAAACTGCAAAGAGTAAAATACTTAAATACTTAAGCAAATATGATGTTGATATAGTAGCCATAGGTAATGGTACTGCAAGCCGTGAAACAGAAAGTTTTGTTGCAGCCTTGTTAAAGGAATATAAGGAAAAGAAAGTATCATATATTATAGTTAATGAAGCAGGAGCATCTGTTTATTCTGCATCTAAAGTAGCAGCAGAAGAATTCCCAGAACTAGATGTTACTGTTAGAGGAACTATCTCTATATCTAGAAGATTACAAGATCCTTTAGCAGAACTTGTTAAGATAGATCCTAAATCTATAGGTGTTGGTATGTATCAACATGATGTAAATCAAAAGAAACTTAATGAAGAACTAGAACAGACTATAGAAAAAATAGTTAATAGAGTTGGAGTAAATATTAACACAGCTAGTGCAGAATTATTAGGTTTTGTTTCAGGTATTAAGAAGAATATTGCTAAAAATATAGTTGAATATAGAAAAGAAAATGGAGACTTTAAAAATAGAAAAGAAATTTTAAAAGTTAAAGGTTTAGGTGCTAAGGCATTTGAACAACTTGCAGGATTTGTAGTAATACCTAATGGAGAAAATCCTTTAGATAATACAATAATTCACCCAGAGTCTTATCATATAGCAGAAGAAATTTTATCAAGCTCTGAAACTAAAGTAGAAGATTTAAAAACAGATTTAGAAGCTGTAAGAGAAAAACTTAAATCTATTAATTTACAAAATATTATTGAAAAAACAGGATTAGATAAAACTACAAAAGATGTCTATGAAGCATTGATTAAAGATAGACGTGATCCTAGAGATGATTTTGATAAACCTTTATTAAGAGAAGATGTATTATCTATAGAAGATTTAAAAGCTGGAATGGAACTTGAAGGGACAGTTAGAAATGTAACTAAGTTTGGAGCTTTCGTTGATATAGGATTAAAAAATGATGCTATGATACATATTTCAGAATTATCAGATTCATTTGTTGATGATCCTACTAAGGTTTTATCAATAGGACAAATTATTAAAGTTAGAGTATTAGATGTTGATATGCAAAGAGGCAGAGTTGGTTTAACTAGAAGAGATCCAAACTATGTTAAACCTAATAAAAATAGTAAGGAAAATAAGAAAAAACAACAAAAAGTTAATAAAGAAGAGATTCAAAGAAGAAAACTTGAGCAACAATTAATAAATAAAGGATGGAAAATAAAAAAATAG
- the ileS gene encoding isoleucine--tRNA ligase, which translates to MSEENKVDYASTLNLPKTSFKMKANLAQKEPLTIRDWGKNKIYEKSLHDEKPTFFLHDGPPYANGDLHIGHAINKVLKDIILKYKRLQGFNAPYIPGWDTHGLPIEWKMIQDLGEKAKEMSPIELRNACKKYALKSVENQKKDFVRMGILGDWENPYITLNKDFEAEQLRVFRDIYENGYVYKGLKPVYWSPTTETALAEAEIEYKDVESDSIYVKMNLTDESNEKLGVENAAMVIWTTTPWTIPANLAISLNEEFVYGVYKTEKGNLILSKSLAEKAFSEMNLSFELIKEISGKDFERLTYTHPLYNREFMLILGDHVTEDAGTGCVHTAPGHGADDYNVAQKYGIGILSPVDNKGHMTHEAPGYEGLFYKKANGAIMNDLDEKGYLLGHKKLVHSYPHDWRSKKPVIFRATEQWFIKVDGEVRENALDRLEEVEFVPSWGRNRITSMMENRPDWTISRQRVWGVPIPIFYNAKTNEVIYQSEIMSRVIDLVEKEGTDIWWKYSAEEIIGEELLAKHNLKNIELRKEKSILDVWFDSGVTHRAVLRPRGYNIRPVDLYLEGSDQHRGWFQSSLLTSVASTYDAPYKKLLTHGFVMDGQGRKMSKSLGNTITPKDIIDVHGADILRLWVSSVDYREDVRISDNIIQQMADSYRKIRNTARYLLGNINDFDRNDRVKYDDMLEIDKWAMHKLEELKAKVTKHYDNYEFYSLFQEILYFCSVEMSSFYLDIIKDRLYCEYKTSVERRSAQTVLVDILDVLVRVISPVLSFTAEEIWERLDYEGKEESVHLASWVQAKPEHINEELAKKWQILGELRKEVNKKIEKERQNGSIGLSLDARVLIKVTNDKYEFIKEYSNWDISDIFLVSQVEFTNSEELESTDLEGFEVKVVRALGKKCERCWKYSEEVGTDPEYPDVTLRDAKVLRMLKGQ; encoded by the coding sequence ATGTCAGAAGAAAATAAAGTAGATTATGCAAGTACGCTTAATTTACCTAAAACAAGCTTTAAAATGAAAGCAAATCTTGCACAAAAAGAACCTTTAACTATAAGGGATTGGGGAAAGAATAAAATATATGAAAAATCTTTACATGATGAAAAACCAACTTTTTTCTTACATGATGGACCACCATATGCCAATGGAGATTTACATATAGGACATGCTATAAATAAAGTGCTTAAAGATATAATATTAAAATATAAAAGATTACAAGGATTTAATGCACCATATATACCTGGATGGGATACACATGGACTTCCTATAGAATGGAAAATGATACAAGATTTAGGAGAAAAAGCAAAAGAAATGTCTCCTATAGAATTAAGAAATGCTTGTAAAAAATATGCGTTAAAATCTGTAGAAAATCAAAAGAAAGACTTTGTTAGAATGGGTATTTTAGGTGATTGGGAAAATCCATATATAACTTTAAACAAAGATTTTGAAGCAGAGCAATTGAGAGTATTTAGAGATATATATGAAAATGGATATGTATACAAAGGTTTAAAACCTGTGTACTGGTCACCAACTACAGAAACTGCTTTAGCAGAAGCTGAAATAGAATATAAGGATGTTGAATCAGATTCAATATACGTTAAGATGAACTTAACTGATGAATCTAATGAAAAATTAGGTGTTGAAAATGCAGCTATGGTAATATGGACAACTACACCTTGGACTATACCTGCAAACCTTGCAATATCTTTAAATGAAGAATTTGTTTACGGAGTATATAAAACAGAAAAAGGAAACTTAATACTTTCTAAATCATTAGCTGAAAAAGCTTTCTCTGAAATGAACTTAAGTTTTGAGTTAATAAAAGAAATATCTGGGAAAGATTTTGAAAGATTAACTTATACTCACCCGTTATACAACAGAGAGTTTATGTTAATATTAGGAGATCACGTAACTGAAGATGCAGGGACTGGATGTGTACATACTGCACCAGGACACGGGGCTGATGACTATAACGTAGCACAAAAATATGGAATAGGAATCCTGTCTCCTGTAGATAATAAAGGTCATATGACTCATGAAGCTCCAGGATATGAAGGGTTATTCTACAAAAAAGCTAATGGTGCAATAATGAACGATCTTGATGAAAAAGGATATTTACTAGGACATAAAAAATTAGTTCACTCTTATCCTCATGATTGGAGAAGTAAAAAACCTGTAATATTTAGAGCAACTGAACAATGGTTTATAAAAGTTGATGGGGAAGTTAGAGAAAATGCATTAGATAGATTAGAAGAAGTAGAATTTGTACCTAGTTGGGGAAGAAATAGAATAACTTCTATGATGGAAAATAGACCAGATTGGACTATATCTAGACAAAGAGTATGGGGAGTGCCTATACCAATATTCTATAATGCAAAAACTAATGAAGTAATATATCAATCAGAAATAATGTCTAGAGTAATAGACTTAGTAGAAAAAGAAGGTACTGATATTTGGTGGAAATATAGTGCTGAAGAAATAATAGGTGAAGAACTATTAGCTAAACATAACCTAAAAAATATAGAATTAAGAAAAGAAAAATCAATACTTGATGTTTGGTTTGATTCTGGAGTAACACATAGAGCTGTACTAAGACCTAGAGGATATAATATTAGACCTGTAGATCTTTACTTAGAAGGTTCTGACCAACATAGAGGATGGTTCCAATCATCACTACTTACATCTGTTGCTTCTACTTATGATGCTCCTTATAAGAAATTATTAACTCATGGATTTGTTATGGATGGACAAGGTAGAAAAATGTCTAAATCATTAGGTAATACTATAACTCCTAAAGATATAATAGATGTACATGGTGCAGATATTTTAAGATTATGGGTTTCTAGTGTTGATTATAGAGAAGATGTTAGAATATCTGATAATATAATACAACAAATGGCAGATTCATATAGAAAAATCAGAAATACTGCAAGATACTTATTAGGTAATATAAATGATTTTGATAGAAATGATAGAGTAAAATATGATGATATGCTAGAAATAGATAAATGGGCTATGCATAAATTAGAAGAATTAAAAGCTAAAGTAACTAAGCATTATGATAATTATGAATTCTATTCATTATTCCAAGAAATCCTATATTTCTGTTCAGTAGAAATGTCATCATTCTACTTAGATATTATAAAAGATAGACTTTATTGTGAATATAAAACTTCGGTTGAAAGAAGATCTGCTCAAACAGTACTTGTAGATATATTAGATGTATTAGTTAGAGTAATATCTCCAGTATTATCATTTACAGCTGAAGAAATTTGGGAAAGACTTGACTATGAAGGTAAGGAAGAAAGTGTTCATTTAGCTTCATGGGTACAAGCAAAACCAGAACATATAAATGAAGAATTAGCTAAAAAATGGCAAATACTAGGTGAGCTTAGAAAAGAAGTAAACAAAAAAATAGAAAAAGAAAGACAAAATGGTTCTATAGGATTATCATTAGATGCTAGAGTATTAATTAAAGTAACTAATGATAAGTATGAATTTATTAAAGAATACTCAAATTGGGATATTTCAGATATATTCTTAGTTTCACAAGTTGAATTTACAAATTCAGAAGAATTAGAATCAACAGATTTAGAAGGATTTGAAGTTAAGGTTGTAAGAGCTTTAGGTAAAAAATGTGAAAGATGTTGGAAATATTCTGAAGAAGTTGGAACAGATCCAGAATATCCTGATGTAACACTAAGAGATGCTAAAGTATTAAGAATGTTGAAAGGACAATAA
- the lspA gene encoding signal peptidase II: protein MQYLFLVLVYAFLVFLDQFTKSFMYNISNAQIGYSIPILGDFFKLTYIENHGGVFGMFQGHIVVFTIISTILITYIIYTEWKNFLKSDFIKKIAIIFIAAGATGNMIDRFFRGFVIDMIDFRGIWQFIFNVADIYIHIGIYMLILIYLFKKEK from the coding sequence ATGCAATATTTATTTTTAGTACTAGTATATGCATTTTTAGTATTTCTAGATCAATTTACAAAAAGTTTTATGTATAATATTTCAAATGCTCAAATTGGTTATTCTATCCCTATACTAGGAGATTTCTTTAAATTAACATATATAGAAAATCATGGTGGAGTATTTGGTATGTTTCAAGGACATATTGTTGTATTTACAATAATTAGTACTATTTTAATAACATACATAATTTATACAGAATGGAAAAATTTTTTAAAATCAGATTTCATAAAAAAAATTGCAATAATTTTTATTGCAGCAGGAGCAACTGGTAATATGATAGACAGATTCTTTAGAGGTTTTGTTATAGATATGATAGACTTCAGAGGAATCTGGCAATTCATATTTAATGTTGCAGATATTTATATACATATAGGTATATACATGCTTATACTAATATACCTATTTAAGAAAGAAAAATAA
- the glyQ gene encoding glycine--tRNA ligase subunit alpha, which yields MYFQDIILTLQKYWSEQGCIISNPYDVETGAGTFNPDTFLMSLGPEPWNVAYVEPSRRPKDGRYGQNPNRVYQHHQFQVIMKPSPDNIQELYLKSLEALGIDVKNHDIRFVEDNWESPTLGAWGLGWEVWLDGMEITQFTYFQQVGGIEVDITPSEITYGLERIALYLQNKENVYDLEWTKGVKYGERRFQYEYEMSKYSFEVSDSAMNFTLFDMYEKEANNCINHKLVLPAYDYVLKCSHTFNNLDARGAISTTERMSYILRVRDLAKKCAEIFVKTREELGHPLLKKGGDK from the coding sequence ATGTATTTTCAGGATATAATACTTACACTTCAAAAATACTGGAGTGAACAAGGATGTATAATTAGTAATCCATATGATGTTGAAACTGGAGCAGGAACTTTTAACCCAGATACATTCTTAATGTCTTTAGGACCAGAACCATGGAATGTAGCCTATGTTGAACCTTCAAGAAGACCTAAAGATGGAAGATATGGTCAAAATCCAAATAGAGTATATCAACATCATCAATTCCAAGTGATAATGAAACCATCACCAGATAATATTCAAGAACTTTATCTAAAAAGTTTAGAAGCTTTAGGTATAGATGTAAAAAATCATGATATTAGATTTGTTGAAGATAACTGGGAATCTCCAACTCTTGGAGCTTGGGGATTAGGTTGGGAAGTATGGCTAGATGGTATGGAAATTACACAATTTACATATTTCCAACAAGTAGGGGGTATAGAAGTAGATATTACACCTTCAGAAATTACTTATGGACTAGAAAGAATAGCACTTTATCTACAAAACAAAGAAAATGTATATGACTTAGAGTGGACTAAGGGTGTTAAATATGGGGAAAGAAGATTCCAATATGAGTATGAAATGAGCAAATATAGTTTTGAAGTTAGTGATAGTGCTATGAATTTTACTTTATTTGATATGTATGAAAAAGAAGCAAATAATTGTATTAATCATAAATTAGTATTACCAGCTTATGATTATGTATTAAAATGTTCTCATACTTTTAACAATTTAGATGCAAGAGGAGCTATTTCAACTACAGAGAGAATGTCATATATTTTAAGAGTAAGAGATTTAGCTAAAAAATGTGCAGAAATATTCGTTAAAACACGTGAGGAATTAGGACATCCACTTTTAAAAAAAGGGGGAGATAAATAA